The genomic stretch AATTTAATCAACATAATCAGATTTTCAGTGTCAAATATGTACTAAATGAATAGAGGGAATCTAACTTGTATTTGAATTCTTCTTCTTTTCTTTTATTCAATAAAATTGGCAGTAAATTCTCAATTTAATTTATAAGAATTTTCAAACACTTGTATTTAAAAACAAAGAAAATAGCCAATTCATAAGTCAATGACATAAGTGGAAAACTAATTTTTAACACAACAAAATTTGATAATACTCGTTATTTAATAAATAATTCTAAAAATCCACATAAAATGAGTGGATTTTATGATATTGAATACATTACACTAATGGTGGGCAAGAACAGATTAATGATCTATCGCCAGCAACATTATCAATGCGTGAAACAGGCGGCCAATATTTATTAGCTGGATCAACATGGCGGTTAGGAAAAGCAGCTTCTTGTCGTGAATAAGCCCTTTTCCAATGATCATCCAAAGTATCTGCCAATGTATGTGGTGCATTCACTAGTGGATTATCTTCTTTTGGCCAAACACCTTCACCGACTTGCTTAGCTTCCTCAGCGATAGATAATAAAGCATCACAAAAACGATCAATTTCTGCTTTTGGTTCTGATTCTGTTGGCTCAATCATCAAAGTTCCGGGAACTGGAAATGACATAGTTGGTGCGTGAAATCCATAGTCTATTAAACGTTTTGCAATATCATCAACACTAATCCCATATTGTTCTTTCAATAAACGTGTATCAACAATACATTCATGAGCAACATAACCATGCTTACCACGATAAAGAATAGAATAAGCCTTTGAAAGACGTGCAGCAATATAATTGGCATTTAGTATTGCTGTTTGTGTTGCATACTTCAAACCATCTGCTCCCATCATTCGAATATACATCCACGTAATAACAAGAATAGAAGCACTTCCATAAGGAGCTGCAGAAACTGCATGTGTTGTCTTATGCTGTTCATGACCAGGTAAAAATGGCTTTAAATGCTCTTTTACACCAATCGGCCCAACACCAGGGCCACCACCACCATGAGGAATTGCAAATGTTTTATGAAGATTCATATGGCAAACATCCGCACCCATATCTGCTGGACGTGCAAGACCTACAAGCGCATTTAAATTGGCCCCATCAAAATAAACTTGCCCACCATTTTCATGGATAATAGCGCAAATGTCTTTAATGCTTTCTTCATAAACACCATGCGTTGAAGGATAAGTAATCATCAAAGCTGCCAAACAGTCCTTATGCAACTGTGCTTTGGCTTTAAGGTCATTAATATCAACATCGCCATCATTTAAACACTGAACCACAACAACTTTCATACCGGACATATGAGCTGAAGCTGGGTTGGTACCATGTGCAGATGCGGGAACAAGACAAATATTACGTTGATGATCGCCACGAAATTGGTGATATCGACGAATAGCCAAAAGCCCGGCATATTCGCCCTGAGCACCAGAATTTGGCTGAAAAGAAACTTGAGCAAACCCTGTAATTTCACACAACCACGCATTTAGCTGACTGATCATTTCTCGATAACCCTCTTCGTCTCCTTGAGGAGCAAAAGGATGTATATTAGCAACCACAGGCCAGCTCACAGGTATTAATTCAGCCGCTGCATTAAGCTTCATTGTACAAGAGCCAAGCGGAATCATCGCTCGGTCCAGCGCTAAGTCTTTATCTGATAAGCGGCGTAAAAAACGCATCATATCTGTTT from Bartonella sp. WD16.2 encodes the following:
- the gcvP gene encoding aminomethyl-transferring glycine dehydrogenase, which codes for MQERRFFSRHIGIRPGETQEMLDILALDSVETLISQAIPQSIHLERPLNLPQAASEKQALEELSKMMERNRLRKNFIGQGYYGTCVPSVILRNLFENPAWYTAYTPYQAEISQGRLELLFYFQTLISELTGLPVAAASLLDEATALAEANAVAFRFAREKKTKILIQSLLHPQTLSVIQTRAETQGVHINTHSEICADTAAIVLSWPDTKGCFNDYSEVIKEAKAKEALVIVVADPLALTIMESPAKWGADIVVGSMQRYGVPIGFGGPHAGYLAVSSALTRLIPGRIVGQSVDTKGRVGFRLALQTREQHIRRDKATSNICTAQALLANMAVAYAVWHGPQGLQAIAKRIHHLTCRFSSGLEAAGIRCENRHFFDCVSVFIEGKAQEIATRAKEKGYLIRVIDSDRVAINFDELSTEEDACALAQLFGAELADKSDSKLLGKERDAAFLSQPFFRAIHSETDMMRFLRRLSDKDLALDRAMIPLGSCTMKLNAAAELIPVSWPVVANIHPFAPQGDEEGYREMISQLNAWLCEITGFAQVSFQPNSGAQGEYAGLLAIRRYHQFRGDHQRNICLVPASAHGTNPASAHMSGMKVVVVQCLNDGDVDINDLKAKAQLHKDCLAALMITYPSTHGVYEESIKDICAIIHENGGQVYFDGANLNALVGLARPADMGADVCHMNLHKTFAIPHGGGGPGVGPIGVKEHLKPFLPGHEQHKTTHAVSAAPYGSASILVITWMYIRMMGADGLKYATQTAILNANYIAARLSKAYSILYRGKHGYVAHECIVDTRLLKEQYGISVDDIAKRLIDYGFHAPTMSFPVPGTLMIEPTESEPKAEIDRFCDALLSIAEEAKQVGEGVWPKEDNPLVNAPHTLADTLDDHWKRAYSRQEAAFPNRHVDPANKYWPPVSRIDNVAGDRSLICSCPPLV